The following coding sequences lie in one Verrucomicrobiota bacterium genomic window:
- a CDS encoding peptidyl-prolyl cis-trans isomerase yields MKLAVYAAGGACILLMSGCSKTSVDPNVLAKVGEEAITVRDFEREVAWRRQCNRPIPAKETLLEEMITQRTLVQQARAAGLEQDMEVRETLHNVLVDKLKVQKLQPKQKAVEVTAEEVRQRYQQNLAHYTTPPQMRLATLYLKLDSLMEPERVAALTNQMLAAQQKATQLPPALMGFGALAIDNSEDQSSRYKGGDIGWFNEGEPSRWPEEIMKAGFSLKNNGDVSDVIRTSHGLYVVRRVDARPGRVTPLEQVQDSIRRRLATEKRQQLEQNFIAEIRHAQPVTVNQQALGSITVVTTQLVKKSDVAPPAMP; encoded by the coding sequence ATGAAGTTGGCGGTTTACGCCGCTGGCGGTGCCTGCATATTGCTGATGTCAGGTTGTTCCAAGACTTCGGTGGATCCGAATGTTTTGGCCAAAGTGGGTGAAGAGGCCATCACTGTTCGGGATTTTGAGCGGGAAGTCGCATGGCGGCGGCAGTGCAATCGTCCCATCCCGGCAAAAGAAACCCTGCTGGAGGAAATGATTACTCAGCGCACGCTTGTGCAGCAGGCGCGTGCGGCGGGTTTGGAACAAGACATGGAGGTGCGGGAGACCTTGCATAATGTCTTGGTTGATAAACTGAAAGTGCAAAAGTTGCAACCAAAGCAGAAGGCGGTGGAAGTAACGGCCGAGGAAGTCCGGCAACGATACCAGCAAAACCTCGCCCACTACACCACCCCGCCCCAAATGCGATTGGCGACGCTCTATTTGAAGCTGGACTCCTTGATGGAACCCGAGCGGGTAGCAGCGCTCACAAACCAAATGCTGGCGGCTCAGCAGAAGGCTACCCAATTGCCGCCCGCCCTGATGGGGTTCGGCGCGTTAGCCATTGACAATTCCGAAGATCAGTCAAGCCGGTATAAAGGCGGTGATATTGGCTGGTTTAACGAGGGTGAGCCAAGCCGTTGGCCGGAGGAAATCATGAAGGCAGGGTTCTCTCTGAAAAACAATGGCGATGTTAGTGATGTAATACGAACCAGTCACGGGTTGTATGTTGTTCGCCGCGTGGATGCCAGGCCAGGGCGTGTCACTCCACTGGAACAAGTTCAGGATTCCATACGCCGACGGTTGGCCACGGAAAAACGGCAACAGTTGGAGCAAAATTTTATTGCGGAGATCCGGCACGCCCAGCCGGTGACGGTAAACCAGCAGGCATTGGGATCAATCACAGTCGTAACCACTCAACTCGTCAAGAAATCGGATGTAGCGCCACCCGCCATGCCCTGA